The Bacillota bacterium nucleotide sequence AGAGCCCCGGCTTCTACCAGAAGGAAGCGCCGCCCGGGCGCCCCGCCTGGGTGCGGACGGCCACCCTCGGCGCGCGCCGGGCGATCCGCTACGTCGTCTGCGACGACCTGCCCACGCTTCTCTGGCTGGGCAGTCAGGCGGTGATCGAGTTCCACCCCTGGAACGCGCCCCTGGAGCACCCCGACCGGCCCGACTGGGCCGTGATCGACCTCGACCCGCAGCCACCCCTGGGCCTCGGCGAGGCGCTGGAGCTGGCCCTCGACCTGCGCCCGCTCCTGGAGGCGCTGGGCCTGCCCGCCTTCCCCAAGCTCTCCGGCGGCCGCGGCCTCCACCTCTACCTCCCGCTGGAGCCGCGCTACGACGAGCGGCAGGTGCAGCGCTTCGTCCGCTCGCTGGGCGAGCTGGCGCTCCGCCGCTGGCCCGGCCGGGTGACGCTGGAGCGGGCGGTGGCGCGGCGCGGCCCGCGGGTCTACGTCGACTTCCTGCAGAACGGTCCCGGGCGCACCATGGCGGCCGTCTTCTCGCCCCGCCCCCGTCCCGGCGCGCCCGTCTCCTTCCCCCTCGACTGGCAGGAAGTCGCGCGCCTGGCGGCGGAGATCCCCCCGGAGGGCGCGGGCTACACGCTCGTCACCGTCCCCGCCCTGCTGGAGCGGGGCGGCGGCCGGGCCTGGACGGGCTTCTGGTCCGCGCGCAGCCGGCTTCCCGTCGCGCCGGAGGTCTGAGGGGGAGCCGGGGAGGAGGGTCCCCGTGTCGTCGTCGCCGCCGCTCAGCCCCCGGGAGAGGGAGGAGATCCTCGCCCGCATCGACCACACCTACCTCCGCCCGGAGGGCGGCCCCGCCGAGATCGACCGCCTCTGCGACGAGGCCGTCGCCCACCGGCTGGGCGCCGTCTGCGTCCAGCCGCTCTGGGTGGCCCGCGCGGCGGCCCGCCTCCGCGGAACAGGTGTGCGCGCGGTCTCCGTGGTCGGCTTCCCGCACGGCGCCGAGACCGCCCAGGTGAAGGCCCTCGAGGCCCGCCGCGCGGTCGCCGACGGTGCCGACGAGCTGGACATGGTGATCGCCTACGGCGCGCTCCGCGCCGGCCTGGACCGCCTGGTGGAGGAGGAGATCCGCGCGGTGGTGGCCGCCGGCGTCCCCGTCAAGTGCATCCTGGAGACAGGGGCGCTGGACGAAGCGGCCATGGACCGCGGCTGCGACCTGGCCGAGCGCGCCGGCGCCCGCTACGTCAAGACCTCCACCGGCTTCGGCCCGGGCGGCGCCAGCGTGGCGGTGGTCCGCCGCCTGCGGGCGCGCGTCGGCGACCGCCTGGGCATCAAGGCCGCCGGCGGCATCCGGAGCCTCGCCGACCTGCTGGCGCTCGGCGAGGCCGGCGCCGACCGCTTCGGCACCAGCCACGGCGCCGCCATCGCCCGCGAGCTGGAGGCGCTGCCCGGCTGAGCCTCGCGGCCTCCGGAGGGCCGCCCCCCTGCGCGCACCGTGCTGGCGCGACGGGCGCCGACATAGAAGTCGCGCGGGGGGCGGGGAGGCATGCTCAACCTCGTCTGGCTGGGGCTCATCCTCTCCGGAGTGGTGGTGGCGGCGCTGCGAGGCCAGGTGGACGCGGTCACCGATGTGGCCATCCGCTCCGCCTCGGCGGCCGTGGAGACGGCCGTCGCCCTGGCGGGCGTGATGATCCTCTGGCTCGGCCTCTCCCGCATCGCCGAGCGTGCCGGCCTCATCGAGGCGCTGGGCCGGGTGATGCGGCCGCTCGTCGGGCCGCTCTTCCCCGGCGTCCCGCCGGACCACCCCGCCATGGGCGCCATGATGATGAACCTGGGCGCCAACCTCCTCGGCCTCGGCTCGGCCGCCACCCCCTTCGGGCTCCGCGCCATGAAGGAGCTGCAGGCGCTCAACCCGGAGAAGAGCCGGGCCAGCGACGCCATGATCACCTTCCTGGTGCTGAACACGGGCGGCTTCTCGCTCGTCCCCGCCATGATGATCGGCCTCCGCGCCCAGGCCGGTTCGCGCCACCCGGCGGAGATCGTGGGCGCCACCCTGGTGGTCTCGCTGGCCGCCACCCTGGCCGGCCTGAGCGCCGACGCCGCCTTCCGCTCCAGGGAGCGGAGGAAGTCACCCCGCCGGCCATGAACCCGCTGGACCTGCTGGCGCGCTGGACGGTTCCCTTCCTGCTCGCCTTCATCCCGCTCTACGGCTACCTGCGCGGCGTCGACGTCTACGGCGCCTTCATCGACGGGGGGCGGGAGGGGCTGAGCCTGGCCATCCGCATCCTGCCCTACATCGTCTCCATCTTCGTGGCCATCGGCCTCTTCCGCGCCTCCGGCGCCCTGGAGCTGGCCACCCACTACCTGCGGCCGCTCCTGGGGCCGCTGGGCATCCCGCCGGAGATCTTGCCGCTGATGATCATCCGGCCGCTGTCGGGCAACGGGGCGCTGGCGCTGACCACCGAGCTCCTCCACCGCTGGGGGCCCGACTCCTACGTCGGGCGCCTGGCGTCGGTGATCACCGGCAGCACGGACACCACCTTCTACATTCTCAGCCTCTATTTCGGCTCGGTGGGCGTCACCCGCAGCCGCCACGCGCTGGCGGCAGGCCTGATCGCGGACGGGGTGGGCTTCCTCGCGGCGGCGCTGGTGGTCCGCTGGCTCTTCGGGAGCTGAGGGCGCTCCGGCTGATCGGAGGCCGGCGGCGCACGCGGGCCCGGCCGGCCTCTTGCGCATGCTAGAATGCCCCTGACTTGGCATGCCCTGGCCGGAGCGGGGATGCGGCCGGGGGAGAGCGAGGTGGGAGAGTGAGCTGGAGCGAGAGGCTCCGCGAGCTGGGGATTGAGCTTCCTCCCGTGCCCAAGCCCGTCGCCGCCTACGTGCCGGCGGTGCGCTCGGGCGCCTGGGTCTGGACCAGCGGCCAGCTCCCCTCCGTCCAGGGGGAGCTGCGCTACCGCGGCAAGGTGGGGGGCGAGCGGACGCCCGAGGAGGGCTACGAGGCGGCGCGCCTGGCGGCGCTCAACGCCTTGGCCGCCGCCGCCGAGGCGGCCGGCGGGCTCGACCGTATCCGCCGCGTGCTCCGGCTGACCGTCTACGTCCAGAGCGCGCCGGGTTTCCACGAGCAGCCCAAGGTGGCCAACGGCGCCTCCGAGCTGCTCGGTCAGATCTTCGGGGAGGCGGGCGCGCACGCGCGCAGCGCCGTGGGCACCGCCGAGCTGCCCCTCGACGCGTCGGTCGAAGTCGAGCTGCTGGTGGAGGTCGCGGATTAGCCCTTGGCCCTGGAGCGCTTGCAGAAGGTGCTCTCGCGCGCCTCGGTCGCCTCCCGGCGCAAGGCCGAACGGCTGATCGCCCAGGGCCGCGTCACCGTCAACGGCCAGGTGGCTGCCGTCGGCCAGATGGTCGACCCGGAGCGCGACGAGATCTGCGTCGACGGGCGCCTCCTCGGGCGCGTTCGCTTCTACTATTACGCCTTCCACAAGCCGGAGGGCGTCGTCACCACGCTCCACGACCCCCAGGGGCGTCCCTGCCTGGGCGACCTGCTGCGCGGCCTGCCCGCGCGGCTCTACCCCGTGGGTCGCCTGGACTACGACTCCAGCGGCCTCCTCATCCTCACCAACGACGGCGCCTTGGCCCACCGCCTGATGCACCCGCGCTTCGGCGTCAGGAAGCGCTACCACGCGGAGGTGGAAGGGCTCCCCTCACCCGGGGCGCTGGCGCGCCTCCGCGACGGCGTCCTCCTCTCCGACGGCCCCGCGCGCGCCGAGGCCGTCCGCCTGCTGGAGCGCCGCGGCGACCGCGCGCTGGTCGGGGTGGAGGTGAGCGAGGGCCGCAAGCGGGAGGTCCGCCGCATGCTGGCCGCCGTCGGCCATCCGGTGCGGCGGCTGGTGCGCGTCGCCGAGGGGCCCGTCGAGCTCGGCGATCTGCCCCCGGGGGGATGGCGGCCCCTGACCCGGCGCGAGCTGCGAGAGCTCGGCCTGCCCGAGCGCCAGGAGGAGGAAGCCCATGAACGACGGTAACCCGCAGAGGCTGCGCACCCTGGACGACGTCCGCGCGCTGGCGCCGCGCCCGGACCGGCTCTTCTCGGCCGAGCACGCCGAGATCCTCTCCGGCGCCACCTCCGACGTCTACTTCGTCAAGACGCAGATGATCCTCGAATCGCTGGGGCGCGCGGAGACGCCCGTAGCCGCCGAGATCTTCGCCAACCGCGCCGGCGTCCTGGCCGGCGTGGAGGAGGCGCTCAACCTGCTGCGCCGGGTGCCGGGCCTCTCCGTCGAGGCGCTCCCGGAGGGCGAGACGGTGGAGGCCAAGGAGGTGGTGATGCGCATCCGCGGCGCCTACAGCGCCTTCGGCATCTACGAGACCGCGCTCCTCGGCATCCTCGCCTCCTCCAGCGGCTGGGCGACGGCCGCCCGCCGCATCAAGGAGGCGGCCGGCGGGAAGCCGGTCATCTGCTTCGGCGCGCGCCACGTCCACCCCGCCGTCGCCCCGGTGATGGAGCGGGCCGCGCTGGTGGGGGGCGCCGACGGCGTCAGCTGCATCCTCGCCGCGCGCCAGGCCGGCCGGCAGCCCATGGGCACCATCCCGCACGCCGCCATCCTCATCGCCGGCGACACGCTCCGCGTGGCCGAGGCCTACGACCGCCTCATGCCGCCCGGCGAGTCGCGCACCATCCTGGTCGACACCTTCCACGACGAGGCCGAGGAGACGCTCCGCATCGCCCGCGCCCTGGGCGAGCGCCTGCAGGCGGTCCGCCTGGACACGCCGTCCGAGCGCGGCAGCGTCACGCCCGACCTGGTCCGCGAGCTGCGCGCCCGCCTCGACCAGGAAGGGTTCCGCCACGTGGGCATCTTCGTCTCCGGCGGCCTCAACGAGGAGCGCGTCCGCTCCCTGGCCGAGGCCGGCGCCGACGGCTTCGGCGTCGGCAGCTACATCGCGGCCGCGCCGCCGCTGGACATGACCATGGACGTCAAGGAAGTGGAGGGGCGCCCGGTGGCCAAGCGCGGCCGCATCCCGGGCGTGACGCCCAACCCGCGCCTGGTGCGCCGCCTCTGATCCCGCTACCGCGGGGCCGCGCGGCCGCGGCCGCGCCCCGGCGGGCTAAGGCGGAGGGCCGGCCCTCACCCTTCCGGGCTACGGCCTGGAGCGATTTTTCATCCGGCTCCGCGATGACGCGGGCTCCAGGCTGGATTAGACTCCACTTAGCATCGAATCCGCGCCCGTCGTGCGGGCGAGAAAGTGAAGGGATTCACATGCACGCCGTGGTCTGCATCAAGCAGGTGCCCGACACCACCGAGGTCCGCATCGATCCCGTGACGGGGACGCTCGACCGCCGGGGCGTGCCCAACATCGTCAACCCGGAGGACCTCCACGCCCTGGAGGCGGCGCTGGAGTTCCGCGACCGCTTCGGCGGCCGCGTGACGGTGCTGACCATGGGCCCCAACTTCGCCGCCTCGGCGTTGCGCGAGTGCCTGGCGCTGGGGGCCGACGAGGGCATTCTCCTGACCGACCGGCGCTTCGCCGCCGCCGACACCTTCGCCACCACCTACGCGCTCTGGACGGCGATCCAGAAGATCGAGCGCGAGCGCGGCCCCGTGGACGTGGTGCTGACCGGCCGTTACGCCCTGGACGGCGACACCGGCCAGGTGGGGCCGGGCTTGGCCCGGCGCCTGAAGGTGCCGCTCCTCAGCTACGTCACCGCCGTGGAGTCGGTCGACTTCCAGGCGCGGCGCATCGTGGTGCGCCGCCACGTGGAGGGTGCCACCGTCACCCTGGAGTCCCGGCTGCCGGCGGTGCTCACCTGTTCGGCCGACCTGAACCGGGTGCGCTACGCGCCGCTGCCGGCGCTGCTGGCCGCCCAGGAGGCCGAGGTGACCACCTGGACGGTGGACGACGTGGGCGCCGACCCGGAGCAGTGCGGCCTGAAGGGCTCGCCCACCATCGTCTCCAAGAGCTTCGTACCGGAGCCGCGCGCCGGTAGCTGCCGGTTCTTCGAGGGCGAGCCGGAGACGGCGGCCGCCGCCCTGGTGGACTTCCTCATCGAGCAGGAGAAGATCCCGGGCTTCGAGCTCGCCGGCGCGAAGGAGGCCTGAGGCGATGCCCAAGAACGTCAACCTCGACGAGTGGCGGGGGATCTGGGTCTACGCCGAGCAGCGGCGCGGCGAGGTGAGCCCGGTCACCTGGGAGTTGGTAGGCGCGGCCCGCCGCCTGGCCGACGCCGTCGACACCTATGTGGCCGTCGTCCTCATCGGCGACGGCGTGGGCCGCTACGCCGAGCAGGCCTTCGCCTTCGGAGCGGACAAGGCCTTCGTCGCCGAGCACCCGGAGCTGGCCGAGTTCCGCACCGAGGTCTACGGGCGCCTGGTGGTCGACCTGGTCCTGGAGAGGAAGCCGGAGATCTTCCTCCTCCCGGCCACCACCCAGGGGCGCGACCTGGCCAGCACGGTGGCCACCGACCTGGCCTGCGGCCTGACCGCCGACACCACCCAGCTGGAGATGGACGTGGAGAAGCGGATGCTCCTGGCCACGCGCCCCACCTTCGGCGGGCAGCAGCTGGCCACCATCACCAGCGCGCGCTGGCGGCCGCAGATGGCCACCGTCCGCCCCAAGGTGATGCCGCGGCCCGAGCCGGTACCCGGCCGGACCGGCGAGGTGATCCGCCTGGAGGTGGGCGACGTCGGCGCGGACGCGCCCACGCGCGTGCTCCGGGTGGTGGAGGAGAGCAACGAGAGCCGCATCCTCGACGAGGCCGACGTCATCGTGGCCGCGGGCCGGGGCATCGGCTCCAAGGCCAACCTCTACCTGGTGGAGGAGCTGGCCGAGGCGCTGGGCGGCCAGGTGGCCGGCTCGCGCCCGGTCTGCGACGCGGGCTGGCTGCCCAAGGCGCGCCAGATCGGCCAGACGGGCATCACCGTGCGGCCCAAGCTCTATGTGGCGGTGGGCATCTCCGGCGCCATCCAGCATGTGGTGGGCATGATGCAGTCCGGCACCATCGTCGCCATCAACGCCGATCCCAAGGCGCCCATCTTCCAGGTGGCGCACGTGGGCATCGTGGGCGACCTCTTCAAGGTGGTCCCCGCCCTCACGCAGGCCGTGCGCCAGCGCGGGCGCCGGGCGGTACTCGAGACGGTGGGAGGGTAAGCCATGGCGATTCGCTTCGATGCCGTGATCGTGGGCGGGGGGCCGGCGGGGCTGTCGGCCGCCTGGGTGCTGGCCCAGGCCGGCGTCAAGGTGGCGGTGGTGGAGCGCGGCGACTATGCCGGCGCCAAGAACATGTTCGGCGGCGTCATCTACCATGAGCCGACGGAGTGGGTGATCCCGGGCTTCGCGGCCGAGGCGCCGCTGGAGCGGAAGATCGGCCACCATGAGTACTGGTTCCTGGACGAGCGCTCGGCGCTCAAGGTGGCCTACGAGGATGCGGGCTGGCGCGAGGCGCCCAACGCCTGGTCGGTGCTGCGCGCCAAGTTCGACGCCTGGTTCGCGGGCAAGGTGGAGAAGGCGGGCGCGCGGGTGATCACCCAGACCACCGTCGTCGACGTGCTCCGCCACGGCCGCGCCATCCGCGGCGTCGTCACCTCCCGCCCCGACGGCGAGATCGAGGCGCCGGTGGTCCTCATCGCCCAGGGTGTCAACGCCCTGTTGGTGCAGAAGGCCGGCCTGGGACGGGACTGGCAGGCCGACGAGGTGGTGCTGGGCGTCAAGGAAGTGATCCAGCTCCCCAAGGGGGTCATCGAAGAGCGCTTCGGCCTGACGGAGAACGAGGGGACGGCGGTGGAGATGATGGGCGGGCTGGCCACGGGCGGCTCCATGGGCTCCGCCTTCCTCTACACCAACGCCGATTCCATCTCCATCGGGACCGCCGTCCTCCTCTCCGACCTGCGGGCGCGGCGGGAGAACCCCAACCACCTCCTGGAGAAGGTGAAGGCGCACCCGTCGGTGGCCCCGCTCCTGAAGGGCGGCGAGCTGCGCGAGTACAGCGCGCACCTCATCCCCGAGGGCGGCTACCGCGCCATGCCCAGGCTCTACGGCGACGGCGTGCTGGTGGCCGGCGACTCGGCGGCCATGGTCAACGCGGTCACCATGGAGGGGACCGACCTGGCCATGGTCTCCGGCAAGCTGGCCGGCCAGACCATCCTGGAGGCTCTGGAGAAGGGCGACTTCTCCGAGAAGACGCTCTCCCGCTACCGCGACCGGCTGGAGGACTCCTTCGTCCTTCGCGACCTGAAGCAGTTCAGCCGCGTCGGCACCTTCTTCTCGCGGAACGAGCAGTACTTCGACTTCTACCCGCGGCTGGCCAACCGCGTGGCGCGGCAGCTCTTCACGGTCGACCTGAGGCCGAAGGCCGAACACGTGCGCGGGCTTCTGGACCAGATCCGCGGCGAGCGCTCGCTCTGGCGGGTCGGGCTGGACCTGGTCCGCGCTTGGAGGGCTCTGGCATGACCCAGCAAGAGCTTCTGGCGACCCGTTCGGACATCGAGGCGAAGCTCTACCGGACCCGCTTCCGGGCGGACGACCAGCCGCACCTGATCATCAAGGACCAGGAGGTCTGCCGCCACTGCGCCGAGAAGCCGTGCCTGGTCTTCTGCCCGGCGGCGGTATACGAGTGGGACGAGGAACGGAAGATGACCCTGGTCGCCTTCGAGGGCTGCCTGGAGTGCGGCGCCTGCCGCATGGGCTGCCCCTACCGCAATATCGAGTGGCTCTACCCGCGCGGCGGCTTCGGGGTCCAGTTCCGCCTGGGCTGAACGCCTTGCCGGCCGTGCACCGGCCGGCAAGGCAGCGCGGAGGGGCCGGGGAGGGTGGAGCGTGCCCCTGGTGACCAGCGCCGAACTCCTGCGGGCGGCCGAGGCCGGCGGCTACGCGGTGGGCGCCTTCAACTGCAACAACCTGGAGATCCTCCAGGCCATCCTGGCGGCGGCGGAGGCGGAGCGCTCGCCGGTCATCGTCCAGACCAGCCAGGGCGCTCTCCAGTACGCGGGCCTCCGCCTGCTCGCCGCCATGATCCGCACGGCGGCCGAGGAAGCGACCGTCCCCGTGGCGCTCCACCT carries:
- a CDS encoding DNA polymerase; the encoded protein is SPGFYQKEAPPGRPAWVRTATLGARRAIRYVVCDDLPTLLWLGSQAVIEFHPWNAPLEHPDRPDWAVIDLDPQPPLGLGEALELALDLRPLLEALGLPAFPKLSGGRGLHLYLPLEPRYDERQVQRFVRSLGELALRRWPGRVTLERAVARRGPRVYVDFLQNGPGRTMAAVFSPRPRPGAPVSFPLDWQEVARLAAEIPPEGAGYTLVTVPALLERGGGRAWTGFWSARSRLPVAPEV
- the deoC gene encoding deoxyribose-phosphate aldolase, whose amino-acid sequence is MLARIDHTYLRPEGGPAEIDRLCDEAVAHRLGAVCVQPLWVARAAARLRGTGVRAVSVVGFPHGAETAQVKALEARRAVADGADELDMVIAYGALRAGLDRLVEEEIRAVVAAGVPVKCILETGALDEAAMDRGCDLAERAGARYVKTSTGFGPGGASVAVVRRLRARVGDRLGIKAAGGIRSLADLLALGEAGADRFGTSHGAAIARELEALPG
- a CDS encoding spore maturation protein, whose amino-acid sequence is MLNLVWLGLILSGVVVAALRGQVDAVTDVAIRSASAAVETAVALAGVMILWLGLSRIAERAGLIEALGRVMRPLVGPLFPGVPPDHPAMGAMMMNLGANLLGLGSAATPFGLRAMKELQALNPEKSRASDAMITFLVLNTGGFSLVPAMMIGLRAQAGSRHPAEIVGATLVVSLAATLAGLSADAAFRSRERRKSPRRP
- a CDS encoding spore maturation protein, with translation MNPLDLLARWTVPFLLAFIPLYGYLRGVDVYGAFIDGGREGLSLAIRILPYIVSIFVAIGLFRASGALELATHYLRPLLGPLGIPPEILPLMIIRPLSGNGALALTTELLHRWGPDSYVGRLASVITGSTDTTFYILSLYFGSVGVTRSRHALAAGLIADGVGFLAAALVVRWLFGS
- a CDS encoding RidA family protein, with translation MSWSERLRELGIELPPVPKPVAAYVPAVRSGAWVWTSGQLPSVQGELRYRGKVGGERTPEEGYEAARLAALNALAAAAEAAGGLDRIRRVLRLTVYVQSAPGFHEQPKVANGASELLGQIFGEAGAHARSAVGTAELPLDASVEVELLVEVAD
- a CDS encoding rRNA pseudouridine synthase, with translation MALERLQKVLSRASVASRRKAERLIAQGRVTVNGQVAAVGQMVDPERDEICVDGRLLGRVRFYYYAFHKPEGVVTTLHDPQGRPCLGDLLRGLPARLYPVGRLDYDSSGLLILTNDGALAHRLMHPRFGVRKRYHAEVEGLPSPGALARLRDGVLLSDGPARAEAVRLLERRGDRALVGVEVSEGRKREVRRMLAAVGHPVRRLVRVAEGPVELGDLPPGGWRPLTRRELRELGLPERQEEEAHERR
- a CDS encoding nicotinate phosphoribosyltransferase, with amino-acid sequence MNDGNPQRLRTLDDVRALAPRPDRLFSAEHAEILSGATSDVYFVKTQMILESLGRAETPVAAEIFANRAGVLAGVEEALNLLRRVPGLSVEALPEGETVEAKEVVMRIRGAYSAFGIYETALLGILASSSGWATAARRIKEAAGGKPVICFGARHVHPAVAPVMERAALVGGADGVSCILAARQAGRQPMGTIPHAAILIAGDTLRVAEAYDRLMPPGESRTILVDTFHDEAEETLRIARALGERLQAVRLDTPSERGSVTPDLVRELRARLDQEGFRHVGIFVSGGLNEERVRSLAEAGADGFGVGSYIAAAPPLDMTMDVKEVEGRPVAKRGRIPGVTPNPRLVRRL
- a CDS encoding electron transfer flavoprotein subunit beta/FixA family protein — encoded protein: MHAVVCIKQVPDTTEVRIDPVTGTLDRRGVPNIVNPEDLHALEAALEFRDRFGGRVTVLTMGPNFAASALRECLALGADEGILLTDRRFAAADTFATTYALWTAIQKIERERGPVDVVLTGRYALDGDTGQVGPGLARRLKVPLLSYVTAVESVDFQARRIVVRRHVEGATVTLESRLPAVLTCSADLNRVRYAPLPALLAAQEAEVTTWTVDDVGADPEQCGLKGSPTIVSKSFVPEPRAGSCRFFEGEPETAAAALVDFLIEQEKIPGFELAGAKEA
- a CDS encoding electron transfer flavoprotein subunit alpha/FixB family protein translates to MPKNVNLDEWRGIWVYAEQRRGEVSPVTWELVGAARRLADAVDTYVAVVLIGDGVGRYAEQAFAFGADKAFVAEHPELAEFRTEVYGRLVVDLVLERKPEIFLLPATTQGRDLASTVATDLACGLTADTTQLEMDVEKRMLLATRPTFGGQQLATITSARWRPQMATVRPKVMPRPEPVPGRTGEVIRLEVGDVGADAPTRVLRVVEESNESRILDEADVIVAAGRGIGSKANLYLVEELAEALGGQVAGSRPVCDAGWLPKARQIGQTGITVRPKLYVAVGISGAIQHVVGMMQSGTIVAINADPKAPIFQVAHVGIVGDLFKVVPALTQAVRQRGRRAVLETVGG
- a CDS encoding FAD-dependent oxidoreductase; translation: MAIRFDAVIVGGGPAGLSAAWVLAQAGVKVAVVERGDYAGAKNMFGGVIYHEPTEWVIPGFAAEAPLERKIGHHEYWFLDERSALKVAYEDAGWREAPNAWSVLRAKFDAWFAGKVEKAGARVITQTTVVDVLRHGRAIRGVVTSRPDGEIEAPVVLIAQGVNALLVQKAGLGRDWQADEVVLGVKEVIQLPKGVIEERFGLTENEGTAVEMMGGLATGGSMGSAFLYTNADSISIGTAVLLSDLRARRENPNHLLEKVKAHPSVAPLLKGGELREYSAHLIPEGGYRAMPRLYGDGVLVAGDSAAMVNAVTMEGTDLAMVSGKLAGQTILEALEKGDFSEKTLSRYRDRLEDSFVLRDLKQFSRVGTFFSRNEQYFDFYPRLANRVARQLFTVDLRPKAEHVRGLLDQIRGERSLWRVGLDLVRAWRALA
- a CDS encoding 4Fe-4S dicluster domain-containing protein, whose translation is MTQQELLATRSDIEAKLYRTRFRADDQPHLIIKDQEVCRHCAEKPCLVFCPAAVYEWDEERKMTLVAFEGCLECGACRMGCPYRNIEWLYPRGGFGVQFRLG